The following nucleotide sequence is from Pseudomonas putida S13.1.2.
GCAACTACGATGGTGCCAACAAGTTCAAGACGGTGATGGGCGAGGACGTGTTCATCGGTTCGAACAACTCGCTGGTGGCGCCTGTGGAAATCAAGGCCGGCGCGACCACGGCTGCGGGTTCGACCATCACCCAGGCCGTCGAAGCCGGCGACCTGGCTGTGGGCCGTGCGCGCCAGCGCAACATCTCGGGCTGGAAGCGGCCGGAGAAGATCAAGAAGAGCTGAGTTATCCACAGGTGTTTCAATCGAAAGCCGACTATGCGAATAGGTCGGCTTTTTTATTGGCCGATCGGTAATCCCGTGGGACCGTGCCAAATCTGACAAAACTATCCACAGGGCAGCAACTGCTTGACGAAACGGGCGACTTAGGTTTTGATTGCAACCATTATCTTTCGAAACGAAACTTAAGCGCTCATGTCGAAACGAAACACACCGCAGCGGCGGCACAATATCCTGGCTTTGCTCAGCGAGCAGGGCGAGGTAAGCGTGGACGCCTTGGCCAAGCGTTTCGAGACGTCGGAAGTGACCATTCGCAAAGACCTCGCCGCCCTTGAAACCAACGGCCTGTTGCTACGCCGCTACGGTGGTGCGGTGCCGGTGCCGCAAGAGCTGCTCGGTGAACCCGCCCAGCCTGTGTCTTCCTATAAAAAGGCCATTGCGCGTGCCGCCGTGGGGCGTATCCGCGAACATGCGCGCATCATCATCGACAGCGGCAGCACCACCGCCGCGATGATCCCCGAACTGGGGCGCCAGCCAGGCTTGGTGGTGATGACCAATTCGCTGAACGTGGCCCGTGCCATTTGCGACCTGGAACACGAGCCAGTGCTGCTGATGACCGGTGGCACCTGGGACCCCCATTCCGAATCGTTCCAGGGGCAGGTTGCCGAGCAGGTACTGCGGTCCTACGACTTCGACCAGCTGTTCATCGGTGCCGACGGTATCGACCTTGGCCGCGGTACCACCACCTTCAATGAGCTGCTCGGGTTGAGCCGCGTCATGGCCGAAGTTGCCCGTGAAGTGATCGTGATGGTCGAGTCGGACAAGGTGGGGCGCAAGATCCCCAACCTTGAG
It contains:
- a CDS encoding DeoR/GlpR family DNA-binding transcription regulator, which translates into the protein MSKRNTPQRRHNILALLSEQGEVSVDALAKRFETSEVTIRKDLAALETNGLLLRRYGGAVPVPQELLGEPAQPVSSYKKAIARAAVGRIREHARIIIDSGSTTAAMIPELGRQPGLVVMTNSLNVARAICDLEHEPVLLMTGGTWDPHSESFQGQVAEQVLRSYDFDQLFIGADGIDLGRGTTTFNELLGLSRVMAEVAREVIVMVESDKVGRKIPNLELPWGSVHTLITDERLPAAAREQIQARGINLICAAISQEQ